One stretch of Malus domestica chromosome 14, GDT2T_hap1 DNA includes these proteins:
- the LOC139191224 gene encoding secreted RxLR effector protein 161-like: MGVLSTKAPPAEASSIWRSIDVKRDPVPPKKDKEEILEPKVPYLSAIGALLYLAQCTGPDISFAVNLLARYSNVPTRRHWNGVKDIFRYLKGMTDLGLFYSHESSRGATVPLNSRVDSRFVGYTDAGYLSDPHRAHFQAGCIFTIKDTAIS; the protein is encoded by the exons atgggtgttttgtccaccaaagctcctcccgctgaggcatctagcatttggcgttcaattg ATGTGAAACGAGATCCCGTTCCTCCTAAGAAGGataaggaagagattttggagcctaaagttccatacctaagtgcaattggggctttattatacttagctcaatgcactggACCCGATAtttccttcgctgttaatcttttggctagatacagcaaTGTGCCTACGCGCAGACACTGGAATGGTGTGaaagacattttccgctacctcaagggtatgacagatttgggcttgttctacagCCACGAATCCTCGAGAGGAGCCACTGTCCCCCTCAATTCTCGGGTTGATTCCCGCTTTGTTGGTTACACAGATGCTGGATATCTGTCTGACCCACATAGGGCACATTTTCAAGCAGGCTGTATCTTCACCATTAAAGACACTGCTATATCTTAG